From Paenibacillus polymyxa, the proteins below share one genomic window:
- a CDS encoding glycosyltransferase family 2 protein: MSDVSIIICTRNRIEDLTRCIQSIAAQQQLEHTAVELLIVDDGDISDQQIEQYRHMVSGLPQGVLKYYKKSRPGVWLSRYEALSLVRYDIVLYFDDDAELDDKLYIRRLLDTYEQDDTIVGVGGIAKGLHSSRAGKLLGVLTFQMSSSLGKLSPSSLAGSLLRWSEATETFDTEFFHGCNMSFRRDALRDMKPYPWMTSYAVADDLYMCQLASRYGKLVINPDLMIIHHESPSSRDKAGKVAKATAINHYYFLALKKAGFIQYGALLWTLTYLMLKETLRRNFNAADGYKQGVLFILNPRKQKYNEYLGPAVQ; the protein is encoded by the coding sequence ATGTCCGATGTCTCCATCATCATTTGTACCCGCAACCGGATCGAAGACCTGACACGCTGTATACAATCTATTGCTGCACAGCAACAATTGGAGCATACAGCTGTAGAACTGCTGATTGTTGATGACGGCGATATTTCCGACCAACAGATTGAACAGTACCGTCACATGGTGTCCGGATTGCCTCAAGGTGTTCTCAAATATTATAAAAAAAGTCGTCCCGGCGTTTGGTTATCCCGCTATGAGGCCTTGTCTCTCGTACGGTATGATATTGTGCTGTATTTTGACGATGATGCCGAACTGGACGATAAACTCTATATCCGGCGCTTGCTCGATACCTACGAACAGGATGACACGATTGTAGGTGTTGGAGGGATTGCAAAGGGACTACATTCAAGCCGGGCAGGAAAGCTGCTTGGCGTTTTGACTTTTCAGATGTCTTCTTCCCTTGGCAAGCTCTCGCCCAGTAGTCTGGCAGGTTCTTTGCTGCGTTGGAGCGAAGCAACCGAGACTTTTGACACTGAATTTTTCCATGGCTGCAATATGTCATTTCGGAGGGATGCGCTTCGGGACATGAAGCCGTATCCGTGGATGACCAGCTATGCGGTGGCTGACGATTTGTACATGTGCCAGTTAGCGAGTCGTTACGGCAAACTGGTGATTAATCCCGACTTAATGATCATCCATCATGAATCTCCAAGCTCGCGCGATAAGGCGGGCAAAGTAGCCAAGGCCACAGCAATTAACCACTATTATTTTCTTGCCCTGAAAAAGGCAGGATTTATCCAGTATGGAGCTCTTTTATGGACCTTAACCTACTTGATGCTCAAAGAAACGCTGCGCCGTAATTTTAACGCAGCAGATGGATACAAGCAGGGGGTGTTGTTCATTCTGAACCCGCGTAAGCAAAAATATAACGAATATTTAGGCCCGGCGGTTCAGTAA
- a CDS encoding thioredoxin family protein, with the protein MERIESEQQYQDLINGDGLTVVKFDTSWCPDCKTLDKFMDGIMKENADKRFFALDAEKFQPIAEENQVRGIPSLLVFRNGEKIAHLHSKYAKTPAQVSEYLTTLESKQ; encoded by the coding sequence ATGGAACGTATCGAATCTGAGCAGCAATATCAGGATTTAATTAACGGTGACGGTCTAACCGTCGTGAAATTTGATACCAGCTGGTGTCCAGATTGCAAGACGCTGGATAAATTTATGGACGGCATTATGAAGGAGAACGCGGATAAGCGTTTCTTTGCGCTTGATGCCGAGAAGTTTCAGCCGATTGCTGAAGAAAATCAAGTACGCGGCATTCCGAGCCTGCTCGTGTTCCGTAATGGCGAGAAAATTGCTCATTTGCACAGCAAATATGCCAAAACGCCAGCTCAAGTTTCGGAATATCTGACTACGCTGGAATCCAAACAGTAA
- a CDS encoding iron chelate uptake ABC transporter family permease subunit, with amino-acid sequence MNPKLKIGILAAAALVLIAAFVFIDLPHTWHYALPRRLKKVAAFILTGGSIAFATVIFQTVTNNKILTPGIIGLDSLYMLIQTTIIFAFGSVPLISTSKELNFLLSVGMMVLFAGLLYKLIFHKDGRGIYVLLLIGLVFGTLFNSLSTFMEVLIDPNEFAKIQDKSFASFSNVNTELLWLSVFVLVLVFAYAWRFIKYLDVLSLGREHAINLGLPYSYIIKRLLIIVAILISISTALVGPITFLGLIVANVAYQVMKTYQHRYIIPASICVSVIALAGCQLLAERVFDLSTTVSVIINFIGGVYFLYLLLRENKSW; translated from the coding sequence ATGAATCCTAAATTAAAAATTGGAATATTAGCCGCTGCCGCGCTTGTGTTGATTGCTGCTTTTGTGTTTATAGATCTTCCGCACACCTGGCATTACGCGCTGCCACGACGATTGAAAAAGGTCGCAGCCTTCATTCTGACAGGTGGCTCCATTGCTTTTGCAACTGTTATTTTCCAAACGGTCACGAATAACAAGATTTTGACCCCGGGTATTATCGGGCTGGATTCACTATATATGTTAATTCAGACGACAATAATTTTTGCATTTGGTTCTGTACCGCTTATTTCGACCAGCAAAGAATTAAACTTTTTGCTGTCAGTAGGGATGATGGTGCTGTTCGCGGGATTGCTATACAAGTTAATTTTCCACAAAGATGGACGGGGAATTTATGTGCTTTTACTGATCGGTCTGGTGTTTGGTACATTGTTCAACAGCCTGTCTACCTTTATGGAGGTGCTAATTGATCCGAACGAATTTGCGAAAATTCAGGACAAGAGCTTTGCCAGCTTTAGTAATGTAAACACCGAACTGTTATGGCTTTCTGTATTCGTGCTCGTGCTCGTATTTGCTTATGCATGGAGATTCATTAAGTACCTGGACGTGCTGTCGCTCGGACGGGAGCATGCGATTAATTTAGGGCTTCCTTACAGTTATATCATCAAAAGATTGCTGATTATTGTAGCGATTCTCATCTCCATATCCACGGCACTTGTTGGACCGATCACATTTCTTGGATTAATTGTGGCCAATGTGGCTTATCAGGTGATGAAGACGTATCAGCACCGTTATATCATCCCGGCCTCCATCTGTGTTAGTGTCATCGCATTGGCAGGATGCCAACTGCTGGCAGAGAGAGTATTCGACTTGTCGACGACAGTCAGCGTCATTATTAACTTTATCGGGGGGGTGTACTTCCTGTACCTTTTGCTGCGGGAAAATAAATCATGGTAG
- a CDS encoding siderophore ABC transporter substrate-binding protein: MKKNLMFLTLMLALVLIVSACGKAAPATQEATGDGSSTATTESKTVSVKHALDENPVQVKVNPKNVVVFDFGSLDTLDKLGVDVAAVAQQDLPTYLSKYKDSKYASAGTLFEPDYEKISDLSPELIIIGGRQADAYKELSKIAPTISMAVDTKDYINSFKKNVETLGQIFDKEDAAKQELAAIDSSIKAVHDKAVASKAKGLIVLTNEGSLSAYGSQSRFGIIHDAFGVTPVDPDIKVSTHGQKVSFEYVQQKNPDYIFVVDRGAVVVEEGKEQVTGKQTIENELVKKTNAYKNGHIVYLDPNYWYLSGNGLESVSEMIKEIDAAL, translated from the coding sequence ATGAAGAAAAATTTGATGTTTTTAACGCTAATGCTGGCACTGGTACTGATCGTATCGGCCTGTGGCAAAGCGGCTCCGGCAACACAAGAAGCGACTGGCGATGGCTCATCGACTGCAACAACGGAATCCAAAACCGTCTCGGTCAAACACGCACTCGATGAGAATCCAGTCCAAGTCAAAGTTAATCCGAAAAATGTCGTTGTTTTTGATTTTGGTTCATTGGATACGTTGGATAAGCTAGGAGTAGACGTTGCGGCGGTAGCGCAGCAGGATCTTCCTACGTATTTGAGCAAATATAAAGATTCCAAATATGCAAGTGCGGGTACGCTGTTTGAGCCGGATTATGAGAAAATCAGTGATCTCTCTCCTGAACTGATCATTATCGGCGGCAGACAAGCTGATGCATATAAAGAGTTGAGCAAAATTGCACCGACTATTTCGATGGCTGTAGACACCAAGGATTATATCAATTCCTTTAAGAAAAACGTTGAAACCTTGGGTCAAATCTTCGATAAAGAGGATGCTGCCAAACAGGAACTGGCTGCGATTGATAGCTCCATTAAGGCTGTACATGACAAGGCGGTAGCGAGCAAGGCTAAAGGCTTGATCGTACTGACGAACGAAGGAAGCCTGAGCGCATATGGCTCACAATCCCGCTTCGGTATCATTCATGATGCTTTTGGCGTAACTCCTGTAGATCCTGACATTAAAGTATCCACGCATGGACAAAAGGTTTCTTTTGAATATGTACAGCAAAAAAATCCAGATTATATTTTTGTCGTTGACCGTGGGGCTGTGGTGGTCGAGGAAGGCAAGGAACAGGTTACAGGTAAACAAACCATTGAGAATGAACTGGTGAAGAAAACCAATGCATATAAAAATGGACATATTGTATACCTTGATCCTAACTACTGGTACCTTTCAGGTAATGGTCTGGAATCCGTATCTGAAATGATCAAGGAAATAGATGCTGCACTGTAA
- a CDS encoding alpha/beta hydrolase — MKGHVDEISLDGYLLHIYTPPVSVNPNELYPVLYVQDGSSLFLSGLDELERGFSTGELPRVILVGIQPVNRLDDYTPWKAAALVEGRPAFGGGGDAYLAFVVTKVMPYVEAKYPVQTGLEHTGLIGASLGGLISMYAAFQYKHIFGRIGSISGSYWFPGMIDYMQSASFATVMAGTHRVYISVGTREGEGKTNVQKDMVPLTLQAHEVLLAQGLDTKDVLLELDQDAVHRVDCFQRQFPKAIQWLFG; from the coding sequence ATGAAAGGTCATGTAGATGAAATTTCATTAGATGGGTATCTTCTACACATCTATACACCTCCCGTATCTGTGAATCCTAATGAGCTGTATCCTGTGCTGTATGTGCAGGATGGCAGCTCTTTATTTCTAAGCGGGTTGGATGAACTGGAAAGAGGTTTTTCTACGGGAGAGCTGCCCCGTGTGATACTGGTGGGCATTCAGCCCGTGAATCGACTGGACGATTATACGCCTTGGAAGGCAGCTGCTTTAGTAGAGGGAAGACCTGCTTTTGGCGGTGGCGGAGATGCCTATCTGGCGTTTGTGGTTACAAAAGTAATGCCCTATGTCGAGGCAAAATATCCAGTGCAAACTGGGCTGGAGCATACCGGGCTGATCGGTGCTTCGTTGGGTGGACTGATTTCCATGTATGCGGCCTTCCAGTATAAGCACATATTTGGACGCATTGGTTCGATCTCGGGCTCATATTGGTTTCCCGGTATGATCGATTATATGCAATCTGCATCATTTGCCACTGTAATGGCTGGGACACACCGGGTATATATCTCTGTCGGGACCCGTGAAGGGGAAGGGAAGACGAATGTACAAAAAGACATGGTTCCGCTGACCCTTCAGGCACACGAGGTGCTCCTGGCACAGGGACTTGACACAAAAGATGTGCTGCTTGAGCTGGATCAAGATGCGGTGCATCGTGTGGATTGTTTTCAGCGTCAGTTTCCTAAGGCCATACAATGGCTGTTCGGATAG
- the bacA gene encoding undecaprenyl-diphosphate phosphatase: MGIIEGLTEFLPVSSTGHMILTADLLGLNTENDTVKTFEVIVQLGAVMAVVVLYWRRFLSLFDFRRKISSQPRLNLLHIILAMIPAGVIGVLFRDVIKQYLFGPETVLYSLVIGGLLMIAAEKFHPPIRSHTLDEITYKQAFTIGVFQVLALWPGFSRSGSTMSGGLFARVSHTAAAEFTFLVSVPVMLGASGIDMIKSMDHLSMSDFPVFAAGFITAFIVGMLAIKTFLGLLKRLSLTTFAIYRFVLAAVFFFIIL, encoded by the coding sequence ATGGGTATTATTGAAGGGCTGACAGAGTTTTTGCCGGTCTCTTCGACGGGTCACATGATCCTTACGGCTGATCTTCTAGGGTTGAACACCGAGAATGATACGGTCAAAACATTTGAGGTTATCGTACAATTAGGTGCTGTGATGGCGGTCGTTGTATTATACTGGCGCAGATTCCTCAGCCTATTTGATTTCAGACGCAAAATCTCATCCCAGCCACGTCTAAACCTGTTACATATTATTTTAGCCATGATCCCTGCGGGAGTAATTGGTGTACTGTTCCGTGATGTAATCAAGCAATACTTGTTTGGTCCTGAAACGGTTTTGTACAGTTTGGTCATCGGGGGCTTGCTCATGATCGCTGCTGAAAAATTCCATCCGCCTATTAGATCACATACGTTGGATGAGATCACGTACAAACAAGCATTTACCATCGGTGTGTTCCAAGTCCTAGCTCTGTGGCCAGGCTTCTCTCGTTCAGGTTCAACTATGTCTGGGGGCCTATTCGCACGTGTAAGCCATACGGCAGCCGCAGAATTTACATTCCTCGTATCTGTTCCGGTCATGCTGGGTGCATCGGGGATTGATATGATTAAAAGTATGGATCATCTATCTATGAGTGATTTCCCGGTGTTCGCAGCCGGCTTTATTACTGCCTTTATCGTCGGGATGCTGGCAATCAAAACGTTCCTCGGTCTGCTCAAACGCTTGAGTTTGACTACGTTTGCCATCTATCGTTTCGTGCTGGCGGCTGTGTTCTTTTTCATTATTTTGTAA
- a CDS encoding response regulator transcription factor — MNHILIVEDDIALSNGIVLALKEPNNVFVQTYDIAAAKEQLNVTAFDLVILDVNLPDGNGLDLLTHIRKKTMIPVIVLTANDMETDIVTGLELGADDYITKPFSLMVLRARVGVQLKKSRYSLADSIQLDNFSFSFERMEFIKNGTPIELSKTEQKLLRILINNRGNTVSRDHLVDSIWTDGAEYVGENALSVTIKRLRDKLEDHPSSPLYIKTVYGIGYTWAVK; from the coding sequence ATGAATCACATATTAATTGTCGAGGATGATATCGCCTTGAGTAACGGTATTGTTCTTGCCCTCAAAGAACCTAACAACGTATTTGTGCAAACGTATGACATAGCTGCTGCAAAAGAGCAATTGAACGTCACTGCCTTTGACCTGGTGATTCTTGATGTAAACTTGCCGGATGGGAATGGACTTGACCTTTTAACCCATATACGAAAAAAAACAATGATACCCGTCATCGTTCTGACTGCAAATGATATGGAAACAGATATTGTCACTGGTCTTGAGCTGGGTGCTGACGACTACATCACCAAGCCTTTCAGTCTGATGGTACTGAGAGCAAGGGTTGGTGTTCAGCTAAAGAAATCCAGATACTCGCTTGCGGACTCCATTCAGCTAGACAATTTTTCTTTTTCATTCGAGAGAATGGAATTTATTAAGAATGGTACACCTATTGAACTAAGTAAAACGGAGCAAAAATTGTTGCGCATCCTAATCAACAATCGAGGAAATACCGTTTCGCGTGATCATTTGGTAGACAGCATCTGGACAGATGGCGCTGAGTATGTAGGCGAAAATGCGTTGTCAGTCACCATAAAAAGGCTACGTGACAAGCTGGAGGATCATCCTTCCTCTCCTCTGTACATTAAGACTGTGTACGGTATCGGCTACACTTGGGCGGTGAAATGA
- a CDS encoding ABC transporter permease, with protein sequence MKLRYLILAFIVLAFASVFIGVHDVTPLDLFHLSNDQAQVLLISRFPRLVSIIIAGASMSICGLIMQQLTRNRFVSPTTAGTMDAARLGVLMAIMVFGAAGFWTKMLTAFGFALGGTLVFMKILDKIRFKDPVFIPLVGLMFGGILNSVTTFFAYKYNLIQGISSWMQGDFSLIMSGRYEMLYLSVPLVALAYIYANRFTIAGMGEDFAANLGVHYKRTVNVGLVIVALVSSVVILTVGTIPFLGLVVPNLVSMYMGDNLKKSLAHTAILGAVFVLFCDILGRVIIYPYEISVGLTVGVIGSALFLYLLLRRRAYES encoded by the coding sequence ATGAAATTGCGCTATTTAATACTGGCTTTTATCGTACTGGCCTTCGCCTCGGTGTTTATCGGTGTGCATGATGTAACTCCACTTGATTTGTTCCACTTATCCAACGATCAAGCGCAGGTGCTCCTGATTAGCAGATTCCCACGTTTGGTCAGCATCATTATCGCAGGGGCGAGTATGAGTATCTGCGGGCTCATCATGCAGCAGCTTACTCGGAACCGGTTTGTTTCGCCGACCACCGCAGGCACGATGGATGCGGCACGATTAGGTGTGCTGATGGCTATTATGGTATTTGGAGCGGCAGGATTTTGGACGAAGATGCTGACGGCTTTTGGATTTGCTCTAGGGGGAACCCTGGTTTTCATGAAGATACTGGATAAAATCCGTTTTAAGGACCCGGTATTTATCCCGCTTGTCGGTTTGATGTTTGGAGGCATTTTAAATTCGGTGACGACTTTTTTTGCTTACAAATACAATCTGATTCAGGGCATTTCTTCGTGGATGCAGGGGGATTTTTCTCTAATTATGAGTGGTCGCTACGAAATGCTGTATCTCAGTGTTCCTTTGGTCGCGTTGGCGTACATATATGCGAATCGTTTTACAATTGCAGGCATGGGTGAGGATTTTGCGGCTAATTTAGGCGTACATTACAAGCGCACTGTCAATGTTGGTTTGGTGATCGTGGCTTTGGTGTCCTCTGTTGTCATCTTAACCGTCGGGACGATTCCCTTTTTAGGACTGGTTGTACCCAATCTGGTCAGTATGTACATGGGGGATAATCTGAAAAAAAGCCTAGCACATACAGCGATCTTGGGCGCCGTTTTTGTGCTGTTTTGCGATATTTTGGGACGGGTGATCATTTACCCATATGAGATTTCTGTAGGGCTTACGGTTGGTGTAATCGGGAGCGCGTTGTTCTTGTATTTGCTGCTGAGGAGAAGGGCTTATGAATCCTAA
- a CDS encoding ABC transporter ATP-binding protein — MVEVKNVTKRYGNKNVVEQVSVTIPKGTITSFIGPNGAGKSTLLSMISRLTDSDEGEILIDGQALNLTKSEELARKISILKQTNDVNIRLTVKELVSFGRFPYSKGRLNSEDRKMVEQSMAYMGLEDMKDKHIDLLSGGQRQRAFIAMILAQDTEYILLDEPLNNLDMKHSVQIMKTLRNLVDDLGKTILVVLHDINFASCYSDHIVGMKNGRLLKQGTADEMIDSQVLKDLYDMDIPIQQIGDHKICVYFT, encoded by the coding sequence ATGGTAGAAGTCAAAAACGTAACCAAACGCTACGGGAATAAAAATGTGGTGGAGCAGGTATCCGTCACTATACCTAAAGGCACCATTACCTCCTTTATTGGACCTAACGGCGCTGGAAAAAGCACCTTGTTGTCGATGATTAGTCGCCTAACTGACAGTGATGAGGGAGAAATCCTGATTGACGGGCAGGCCTTGAACCTGACGAAAAGTGAGGAGCTGGCCCGAAAGATATCCATTTTAAAACAGACCAATGATGTCAACATCCGCTTAACCGTAAAGGAGCTGGTCAGCTTCGGCCGTTTTCCGTATTCCAAGGGCAGATTGAACAGCGAGGATCGCAAAATGGTGGAGCAGTCTATGGCTTACATGGGATTGGAGGATATGAAGGACAAGCATATTGATTTGCTCAGTGGAGGACAGCGGCAACGGGCTTTTATTGCTATGATTCTGGCACAGGACACGGAATACATCCTGCTGGATGAGCCGCTGAACAATTTGGATATGAAGCATTCGGTTCAGATTATGAAGACGCTACGCAATTTAGTGGATGATCTGGGCAAAACGATTCTGGTGGTGCTTCACGATATTAACTTTGCTTCCTGTTATTCGGACCATATTGTCGGGATGAAGAATGGCAGATTGCTAAAGCAAGGAACGGCTGACGAGATGATAGATAGTCAGGTATTAAAAGATTTGTACGATATGGATATTCCAATTCAACAGATCGGTGATCATAAAATTTGTGTGTACTTCACTTAG
- a CDS encoding aldo/keto reductase, which yields MKKKRLGASDLLVGEIGLGCMSVGTEEQQAVYLIHEALDRGVNLLDTADLYQHGRNEEIVGAAIRGRRQDVILATKVGNRRIPGQEGWGWDPSKKYILSAVKESLRRLRTDYIDLYQLHGGTIDDPIDETIEAFEQLQQEGVIRYYGISSIRPHVIREYVERSNIVSVMNQYSLLDRRAEEEVLSLLQERGISVIARGPVASGVLADKGEEKAAKGYLDYEEAELLDVRKQLKAFAGADRSMEQTAIRYSLSHPAVAAVIPGASSLGQLEHNISAADIAPLTEHERETLQHISRANRYDAQYR from the coding sequence ATGAAAAAAAAACGCCTGGGAGCTTCGGATTTGCTGGTAGGTGAGATTGGCTTGGGATGTATGTCGGTCGGTACGGAGGAGCAGCAAGCTGTTTACTTGATCCATGAAGCGTTAGACAGGGGCGTAAATCTGTTGGATACGGCCGATTTGTACCAGCATGGACGTAATGAAGAAATTGTGGGGGCAGCCATCCGTGGACGGCGCCAGGATGTCATCCTGGCGACCAAGGTCGGCAATCGGCGTATACCGGGGCAGGAGGGCTGGGGATGGGACCCGTCGAAGAAATATATCCTGTCAGCCGTTAAAGAGAGTCTGCGCCGCCTGAGAACGGACTATATCGATCTGTATCAGTTGCACGGAGGGACGATTGATGATCCGATCGATGAAACCATTGAGGCTTTCGAGCAACTGCAGCAGGAGGGTGTCATCCGCTACTATGGTATTTCTTCCATTCGCCCGCATGTCATCCGTGAATATGTGGAACGCTCGAATATCGTTAGTGTTATGAATCAGTATAGCTTGCTGGATCGGCGTGCAGAGGAAGAAGTATTGTCTTTGCTTCAGGAGCGGGGAATTAGTGTGATTGCACGTGGACCCGTGGCGAGCGGCGTATTGGCTGACAAGGGTGAAGAAAAGGCAGCGAAGGGATACCTAGACTACGAAGAAGCAGAGCTACTGGACGTGCGTAAGCAATTAAAGGCATTTGCAGGGGCGGACCGTAGTATGGAGCAGACAGCGATCCGTTATAGCCTGTCTCATCCGGCTGTTGCTGCTGTGATCCCGGGTGCAAGCTCTTTGGGGCAATTAGAGCATAATATTTCCGCTGCCGACATTGCGCCGCTAACTGAGCACGAGCGAGAGACGCTACAGCATATCAGCCGGGCCAATCGTTATGATGCGCAATACCGCTGA
- a CDS encoding DUF1836 domain-containing protein — MESFTLTRRDMAHLLLAMEGRSELQPLAVLQDAWRRTHSHLARSGSTMPTFLYTEVTPVLDKIIKGKHSAAFSLQEIVSLGQLVEYSHVSLASMQNWVKRDFKEFLGAPKIGKKYSVNQAAILLIVEDLKSCLDFESIRQLFYILFQQPEDDTDDLIQPVDLYAAYSTLFEELDANGDQLLDVAGAGYAKDNGISATGQKRQEAATEELLVQAADQYTCRLQHLTPNQCEAVRNTLLVAAVSVQNSYFLSMARRYVNATLFLDFQG; from the coding sequence ATGGAGTCTTTTACCCTCACTCGCCGTGATATGGCCCATTTGTTGCTGGCCATGGAAGGCCGCAGCGAATTGCAGCCTTTGGCTGTTCTTCAGGACGCCTGGAGACGCACTCATAGCCATCTTGCCCGTTCCGGTAGTACCATGCCGACATTTCTATATACCGAAGTGACGCCTGTGCTGGATAAAATCATCAAGGGCAAGCACAGCGCAGCCTTTTCGCTGCAGGAGATCGTTTCTTTAGGCCAACTGGTGGAATATAGTCATGTCTCACTGGCCTCTATGCAAAATTGGGTCAAACGTGATTTCAAGGAGTTCCTCGGCGCTCCGAAAATCGGCAAAAAATACTCAGTCAACCAGGCTGCTATATTGCTCATCGTGGAAGATTTAAAATCATGTCTTGATTTTGAATCTATCCGTCAGCTATTTTATATCCTGTTCCAACAGCCAGAAGATGATACGGATGATCTGATTCAGCCGGTCGATTTGTACGCTGCATATTCAACTTTATTTGAAGAGCTGGATGCGAACGGAGACCAACTGCTTGATGTGGCAGGAGCAGGGTATGCAAAAGACAACGGAATTTCTGCTACAGGACAGAAACGTCAGGAAGCTGCGACAGAAGAACTGCTGGTACAAGCCGCAGATCAATATACTTGTCGTTTGCAGCATTTGACCCCTAACCAGTGTGAAGCAGTGCGTAATACTTTGCTGGTGGCAGCGGTATCGGTGCAAAATAGTTATTTTTTGTCGATGGCACGTCGGTATGTGAATGCCACGTTGTTTCTGGATTTTCAAGGATAG
- a CDS encoding hemolysin family protein gives MNEKGMSENYMGIGVSLFLFAVLILFSAFFVATEFAIIKIRSSRVDQLVVENRKNALALQKVVNNLDGYLSACQLGITITALGLGWLGEPTVVKLLEPLFQQLNINGEFSHILAFIISFVIVTYLHVVIGELAPKTLAIRKAEAVSLLTSPVIVWFNRIMYPFIWLLNGSANRLVRLFGLQPATEHEEAHSQEEIQIILSESVESGKINNTEYGYVNRIFAFDETVAKEIMVPRTDMVCLFTNRSLKENMQTIHEEQYTRFPVATDSKDQIIGMINTKQLFLEYDRNPELVFDSLIQPILTVPEVIPVNTLLKRMQKEQVHIALLVDEYGGTSGLITIEDILEEIVGEIRDEFDKDERKEIEKLTENSYLMDGKVMLSDLSDLTGLTLDDEDVDTVGGWVYSRVPEPRQGKEFIEDDVKFIIREMGKNRIRRVEIILHHKSPISEMESDTSSQE, from the coding sequence TTGAACGAAAAAGGGATGAGTGAAAATTATATGGGTATAGGTGTCAGTCTATTTTTGTTTGCGGTGTTGATTTTATTTAGTGCTTTCTTCGTGGCTACCGAGTTTGCGATTATTAAAATCCGTTCCAGCCGGGTAGATCAGCTGGTGGTGGAGAACCGTAAAAACGCACTGGCGCTACAAAAAGTCGTCAATAATCTGGACGGCTACCTGTCTGCCTGTCAGCTTGGTATTACGATTACAGCGTTAGGACTCGGTTGGCTCGGTGAACCAACTGTAGTCAAACTGCTGGAGCCTCTCTTTCAACAGCTCAACATCAATGGGGAGTTTTCACATATCCTGGCCTTTATTATTTCATTTGTCATTGTAACTTACCTGCACGTGGTGATCGGCGAACTGGCTCCCAAAACATTGGCGATCCGCAAAGCGGAAGCTGTCAGCCTGTTAACCTCTCCAGTCATCGTGTGGTTTAATCGGATTATGTATCCGTTTATTTGGCTCCTTAACGGCTCGGCCAATCGCCTGGTTCGTCTGTTCGGTCTTCAACCGGCTACTGAGCATGAAGAAGCGCACTCTCAGGAAGAAATTCAGATCATTTTGTCCGAAAGCGTGGAAAGTGGTAAGATCAATAACACCGAATATGGCTACGTAAATCGTATCTTCGCTTTTGACGAGACCGTTGCCAAAGAAATTATGGTGCCACGTACAGATATGGTATGCTTGTTTACGAATCGCTCGCTCAAAGAAAACATGCAGACTATTCACGAAGAACAGTATACCCGTTTTCCGGTAGCGACAGACAGCAAGGATCAGATCATTGGTATGATTAATACCAAGCAGCTATTCCTTGAGTATGATCGCAATCCCGAGCTTGTTTTCGATAGCCTGATTCAACCGATCTTGACCGTTCCGGAAGTTATTCCCGTCAACACGCTGTTGAAACGTATGCAGAAGGAGCAGGTTCATATCGCTCTCCTGGTCGATGAATATGGTGGAACCTCTGGTCTGATTACCATTGAGGACATTCTGGAGGAGATTGTTGGCGAAATTCGGGATGAATTTGATAAGGATGAACGGAAGGAAATCGAGAAACTGACGGAGAACAGTTATTTGATGGATGGTAAAGTGATGCTTTCCGATCTGAGTGATCTGACGGGCTTGACATTGGACGATGAAGACGTGGATACTGTCGGAGGGTGGGTGTATAGCCGGGTTCCGGAACCGAGACAGGGCAAGGAATTCATAGAAGATGATGTGAAATTTATCATTCGTGAAATGGGTAAAAATCGTATTCGTCGGGTGGAAATTATTTTACACCACAAATCCCCGATCTCGGAAATGGAGTCGGACACTTCTTCCCAGGAGTGA